In one window of Nesterenkonia sandarakina DNA:
- the pyrF gene encoding orotidine-5'-phosphate decarboxylase: MRSVPAGAGEPSAPAVAGEQSVSAGVAAGATFGSRLAAAMRVHGRLCVGLDPHPQLLTDWGLTQDAAGLREFSARVLEACTGRVGVLKPQVAFFERFGVSGMQVLSEVQHQARAAGLLVIADAKRGDIGSTMAGYAEAWLNPEADFGADALTVSPYLGFGSLQPAVEAAARHQAGLFVLGLTSNPEGQQVQLARDAQGVTVAGQIAAEAAAASAALTRAAGEDPGAAELGSIGLVVGATTARLAAEHRIDLRAGRMPLLAPGYGAQGADAQALRTGFGASYPSQVLVNSSRGVLRHGPDPVSLTRAIESATADLG; this comes from the coding sequence ATGAGATCGGTCCCGGCCGGCGCGGGGGAGCCGAGCGCGCCTGCCGTTGCGGGGGAGCAGAGCGTCTCGGCCGGCGTGGCCGCCGGGGCCACGTTCGGGAGCCGGCTCGCCGCCGCGATGCGAGTCCACGGTCGGCTCTGTGTGGGTCTGGACCCGCACCCGCAGCTGCTCACCGACTGGGGACTGACCCAGGACGCCGCGGGACTGCGCGAGTTCAGCGCCCGGGTGCTCGAAGCCTGCACCGGTCGGGTCGGTGTGCTCAAGCCCCAGGTCGCGTTCTTCGAGCGGTTCGGGGTCTCAGGCATGCAGGTGCTCAGCGAGGTCCAGCACCAGGCCCGCGCGGCCGGACTGCTGGTGATCGCCGACGCCAAGCGCGGGGACATCGGCTCCACCATGGCCGGCTACGCCGAGGCGTGGCTGAACCCGGAGGCTGACTTCGGCGCCGATGCGCTCACCGTGAGCCCGTATCTTGGATTCGGCTCGCTGCAGCCCGCGGTCGAGGCCGCCGCCCGGCATCAGGCAGGTCTCTTCGTGCTGGGGCTGACCTCGAACCCGGAGGGTCAGCAGGTGCAGCTGGCCCGCGACGCCCAGGGAGTCACCGTGGCCGGTCAGATCGCGGCCGAGGCTGCCGCCGCCTCCGCAGCACTGACCCGTGCCGCGGGCGAAGACCCCGGCGCGGCCGAGCTGGGCAGCATCGGGCTGGTCGTGGGGGCCACGACGGCGCGGCTCGCCGCCGAGCATCGGATCGATCTCAGGGCCGGCCGGATGCCGCTGCTGGCACCCGGCTACGGAGCCCAGGGAGCCGATGCCCAGGCGCTGCGCACCGGCTTCGGCGCCAGCTACCCGAGCCAGGTCCTGGTGAACTCCTCCCGGGGCGTGCTGCGGCACGGACCCGACCCGGTTTCGCTGACCAGGGCCATTGAGTCAGCGACGGCGGATCTGGGCTGA
- the mihF gene encoding integration host factor, actinobacterial type: MALRELTKEERDTARRKALAARVERAQLKKEFGNGGLSFDQVLERASSSEAVARLKTLELLESLPGVGRVTATKALEDLGISVNRRLGGLGVKQRRALKEFLAELG; the protein is encoded by the coding sequence GTGGCACTGCGAGAACTGACCAAGGAAGAGCGGGACACCGCCCGCCGCAAGGCACTTGCCGCGCGAGTCGAGCGGGCCCAGCTGAAGAAGGAGTTCGGCAACGGGGGCCTGAGCTTCGATCAGGTCCTGGAACGAGCGAGCAGCTCAGAGGCGGTCGCTCGGCTGAAGACCCTGGAGCTGTTGGAATCCCTTCCCGGTGTGGGCCGGGTCACCGCCACCAAGGCGCTGGAAGACCTGGGGATCTCGGTGAACCGGCGGCTCGGTGGGCTCGGGGTCAAGCAACGGCGAGCACTGAAGGAGTTTCTGGCAGAATTGGGGTGA
- the gmk gene encoding guanylate kinase, translating to MSAVPGSPAVTVLAGPTSVGKSTLSRFIRTHYPEVHFSVSATTRPPRPSEVDGVDYHFIEPARFDELVAQGAFLEWATVHGTHRYGTLRSTVDAALAAGKLVLLEIDLQGARQVRATMPEAQFVFLAPPSWEDLVSRLVGRGTESEEEQQRRLETAKIELAAEQEFDVSIINDELDRAAAELVARMGFTHASPQSEGQLPK from the coding sequence TTGTCAGCAGTCCCCGGCAGTCCCGCCGTCACCGTGCTCGCCGGACCGACCTCCGTCGGGAAGTCGACGCTGAGCCGATTCATCCGCACCCACTACCCAGAGGTGCACTTCTCGGTCTCCGCGACGACCCGCCCGCCGCGGCCCAGCGAGGTCGACGGTGTCGATTATCACTTCATCGAGCCTGCACGCTTCGATGAGCTCGTCGCGCAGGGGGCGTTCCTGGAATGGGCGACCGTGCACGGCACGCACCGCTACGGCACGCTGCGCTCCACCGTGGACGCCGCTCTCGCCGCAGGGAAGCTGGTCCTGCTCGAGATCGACCTGCAGGGAGCACGCCAGGTCAGAGCCACCATGCCGGAGGCGCAGTTCGTCTTCCTGGCGCCCCCGTCCTGGGAGGACCTGGTGTCCCGACTGGTCGGTCGAGGCACCGAATCCGAGGAGGAACAGCAGCGCAGGCTGGAAACGGCTAAGATAGAGCTTGCTGCCGAGCAGGAATTCGACGTCTCGATCATCAACGACGAGCTCGACCGGGCCGCAGCCGAACTCGTAGCGCGCATGGGGTTCACCCATGCATCACCCCAATCTGAAGGACAACTCCCCAAGTGA
- the rpoZ gene encoding DNA-directed RNA polymerase subunit omega has protein sequence MTEQTEGIIYPSIDSLLEKSDSKYSLVLFASKRARQINAYYAQLHEGLFEYVGPLVDTKLNEKSMSIALREINEDLLVNHPAVNPAS, from the coding sequence GTGACTGAGCAGACCGAAGGCATCATCTACCCGTCGATCGACTCCCTCCTGGAGAAGAGCGACTCGAAGTACTCGCTGGTCCTCTTCGCCTCGAAGCGCGCTCGCCAGATCAACGCGTACTACGCTCAGCTGCACGAGGGACTCTTCGAATACGTCGGGCCGCTGGTGGACACCAAGCTCAACGAGAAGTCGATGTCCATCGCGCTGCGCGAGATCAACGAAGACCTGCTGGTCAACCACCCCGCGGTCAACCCCGCCTCCTGA
- a CDS encoding bifunctional phosphopantothenoylcysteine decarboxylase/phosphopantothenate synthase — translation MRIVLGVSAGIAAYKAVHLLRLMREAGHQVDVIPTPASEKFVGRATWEAISGRPVTTSVFSGVDEVRHVRLGQEADLIVVAPATADLLARARAGMADDLLTTTLLATEAPVLLVPAMHTEMWNSVATAENVEVLRGRGTEVMEPATGRLTGKDTGPGRLPEPEQIFERVSELIAEIQGPTYAYAPRAGIFYAPDPQAQPALQGRSVVVTAGGTREPLDPVRYLGNRSSGKQGIALAESAAAAGAQVHLIAGIMDVEAPEHVANITVERIETAEQLQAAVGRRAPEADLLIMAAAVADFRPTSYAAQKIKKTEDGENPVITLERNPDILAETVQNRRSAGTGPGVVVGFAAETGSAEADPLQLAQAKLLRKGCDLLVLNQVGETLVFGQDETEIHILTSPTLAESSAPVTTLRGTKHQAAEAIISAAAAYLV, via the coding sequence ATGCGCATCGTTCTAGGAGTCAGTGCCGGCATCGCCGCCTATAAGGCGGTCCACCTGCTGCGACTCATGCGGGAAGCCGGCCACCAGGTGGACGTGATCCCCACTCCCGCGTCGGAGAAGTTCGTCGGGCGCGCCACCTGGGAGGCGATCAGCGGTCGGCCGGTCACCACCTCGGTCTTCTCCGGAGTCGATGAGGTCCGCCATGTCCGGCTCGGTCAGGAGGCCGACCTGATCGTCGTCGCCCCCGCCACCGCCGACCTGCTGGCCAGGGCCCGTGCCGGCATGGCTGATGACCTCCTCACCACCACGTTGCTGGCCACCGAGGCGCCGGTGCTGCTGGTGCCCGCCATGCACACCGAGATGTGGAACAGCGTGGCCACCGCCGAGAACGTCGAGGTCCTGCGCGGCCGAGGAACAGAGGTCATGGAGCCCGCGACAGGCAGGCTCACCGGCAAGGACACCGGGCCCGGTCGACTGCCCGAACCCGAGCAGATCTTCGAACGGGTCAGCGAGCTGATCGCCGAGATCCAAGGCCCGACCTACGCCTACGCCCCCCGTGCCGGGATCTTCTACGCCCCGGACCCCCAGGCGCAGCCCGCGCTGCAGGGTCGCAGCGTGGTGGTCACCGCCGGCGGCACCCGGGAGCCCCTGGACCCGGTGCGCTACCTGGGCAACCGATCCTCCGGCAAGCAAGGGATCGCCCTGGCCGAATCCGCCGCCGCCGCCGGGGCGCAGGTGCATCTGATCGCCGGCATCATGGACGTCGAAGCACCGGAGCACGTCGCGAACATCACCGTGGAGCGCATCGAGACGGCCGAGCAGCTGCAGGCCGCCGTCGGACGCCGCGCGCCGGAGGCCGACCTGCTGATCATGGCCGCCGCCGTCGCCGACTTCCGCCCCACCTCCTACGCGGCGCAGAAGATCAAGAAGACCGAGGACGGCGAGAACCCGGTGATCACCCTGGAGCGCAACCCCGACATCCTCGCCGAGACAGTCCAGAACCGGCGGTCCGCGGGCACCGGGCCAGGCGTCGTCGTCGGCTTCGCCGCAGAGACCGGCAGCGCCGAGGCCGATCCGCTCCAGCTTGCCCAGGCCAAGCTGCTGCGCAAGGGCTGTGACCTGCTGGTGCTCAACCAGGTGGGGGAGACACTGGTCTTCGGTCAGGATGAGACCGAGATCCACATCCTCACCTCGCCGACGCTCGCCGAGTCTTCCGCGCCGGTGACCACCCTGCGCGGAACCAAGCACCAGGCGGCCGAGGCGATCATCTCCGCGGCCGCCGCTTACCTCGTGTGA
- the metK gene encoding methionine adenosyltransferase encodes MTNSNTPAAGSSLRLFSSESVTIGHPDKICDQISDAILDAMLAEDKNSRVAVETLTTTGLVHVAGEVTTSGYVEIPQIVRNTLLDIGYDSSANGFDGARCGVSISIGQQSPEIFAGVFNSMEARGGAEDRRDAQGAGDQGIMFGYATNETPSYMPSAISLAHQLSAQLTKVRQDGQLAYLRPDGKTQVTIGYDGDRPVSLDTVVVSTQHTAETSQEQLQAEISDQVIAPVLEHTGLDLGALSEIINPSGPFVVGGPVGDAGLTGRKIIVDTYGGFSRHGGGAFSGKDPSKVDRSAAYAMRWVAKNVVAAGLADRAEIQIAYAIGRAHPVGIYVETFGTEKVDPTQISAAIDAVFDLRPLGIIEDLDLLRPIYRETSRNGHFGRDGENFPWERLDRVEALKSFFNA; translated from the coding sequence GTGACGAATTCCAACACCCCCGCGGCTGGGTCCTCGCTGCGCCTGTTCAGCTCCGAATCTGTGACCATCGGGCACCCGGACAAGATCTGTGACCAGATCTCCGATGCGATCCTCGACGCGATGCTCGCCGAGGACAAGAACTCCCGGGTGGCGGTGGAGACGCTGACCACCACCGGACTGGTGCATGTGGCCGGTGAGGTCACCACCTCCGGCTACGTGGAGATCCCGCAGATCGTGCGCAACACGCTGCTCGACATCGGCTACGACTCCTCGGCCAACGGGTTCGACGGCGCCCGCTGCGGCGTCTCGATCTCGATCGGCCAGCAGTCCCCGGAGATCTTCGCCGGAGTGTTCAACTCCATGGAGGCCCGCGGCGGGGCAGAGGACCGCCGCGACGCCCAGGGCGCCGGTGACCAGGGCATCATGTTCGGCTACGCCACCAACGAGACCCCCAGCTACATGCCCAGCGCCATCTCGCTGGCCCACCAGCTCTCCGCCCAGCTGACTAAGGTCCGGCAGGACGGCCAGCTGGCCTATCTGCGGCCCGACGGCAAGACCCAGGTCACCATCGGCTACGACGGCGACCGCCCGGTCAGCCTCGACACCGTGGTGGTCTCCACACAGCACACCGCAGAGACCTCCCAGGAGCAGCTTCAGGCCGAGATCAGCGATCAGGTCATCGCGCCGGTGCTGGAGCACACCGGGCTGGACCTGGGCGCGCTTTCGGAAATCATCAACCCCTCGGGTCCGTTCGTGGTCGGCGGCCCTGTGGGCGACGCCGGACTGACCGGACGCAAGATCATCGTGGACACCTATGGCGGATTCTCCCGCCACGGCGGCGGTGCCTTCTCCGGCAAGGATCCCTCGAAGGTGGACCGCTCCGCCGCCTACGCCATGCGCTGGGTCGCGAAGAACGTGGTCGCCGCCGGACTGGCCGACCGCGCCGAGATCCAGATCGCCTACGCGATCGGACGCGCCCACCCGGTGGGCATCTACGTGGAGACCTTCGGCACCGAGAAGGTGGATCCGACGCAGATCTCGGCCGCGATCGACGCCGTCTTCGACCTGCGCCCACTGGGCATCATCGAAGACCTGGACCTGCTGCGTCCGATCTACCGTGAGACCTCCAGGAACGGCCACTTCGGCCGCGACGGCGAGAACTTCCCCTGGGAGCGCCTAGACCGGGTCGAGGCGCTGAAGTCCTTCTTCAACGCCTGA
- a CDS encoding TVP38/TMEM64 family protein, producing MSQKALGPAWGSFIRNALLVAVLAGMIYAAFNLRLPPLDELQQRIEDYGWAGWMVFIALYAVVAMTPIPVTVMAVSGGLIFGTLEGSLLSVIGVLIGCFAAYHLARLLGTQAVRKLLGSHGEKVESHLHDAGFEAVFALRLTPGVPYWPVNYGSGAFGVSQRDFVVASMISTVPGQVSLVALGAFIADRTIVNGVVIGVSWAVVIAMTIWAYRSWRGSSNHRLPGAESTAD from the coding sequence ATGAGTCAGAAAGCCCTCGGTCCCGCCTGGGGCTCCTTCATCCGCAACGCGCTGCTCGTGGCAGTGCTGGCAGGCATGATCTATGCCGCCTTCAACCTGCGACTGCCTCCCTTGGATGAGCTCCAGCAGCGCATCGAGGACTACGGCTGGGCCGGTTGGATGGTGTTCATCGCGCTCTACGCCGTGGTGGCGATGACGCCGATCCCGGTCACCGTCATGGCGGTCAGCGGCGGACTGATCTTCGGCACGCTGGAAGGAAGCCTGCTCTCGGTGATCGGAGTGCTCATCGGCTGCTTCGCCGCGTACCACCTGGCCCGACTCCTTGGCACCCAGGCCGTGCGGAAGTTGCTGGGCTCCCATGGCGAGAAGGTGGAGTCCCATCTTCACGACGCCGGGTTCGAGGCCGTCTTCGCTCTGCGGCTCACCCCGGGGGTCCCCTATTGGCCGGTGAACTACGGCAGCGGTGCCTTCGGCGTCTCCCAGCGCGACTTCGTGGTGGCCAGCATGATCTCCACCGTGCCGGGACAGGTCTCGCTCGTGGCGCTGGGAGCGTTCATCGCTGATCGCACCATCGTCAACGGCGTGGTGATCGGCGTGTCCTGGGCCGTGGTGATCGCTATGACCATCTGGGCCTACCGCAGCTGGCGCGGCAGCTCCAACCACCGCCTGCCGGGCGCTGAATCAACCGCTGACTGA
- a CDS encoding primosomal protein N', translated as MGQEPASQAGQPSNQPALLDSLAPQPAPQLPAGATEDLPVAEVLLESAVPHLDRPFDYVVPIDLAEKIVPGSRVKLRFSGREMTGYVLRRKQEPSTASRLSLITKLVTALPVLSEDILQLSQQVAERGAGVTADVLRAAIPPRAARVEKDFAGLRVPEVQLDPGNPRPRSAALALKSYGEQSWTAQVLDRVRECVAGEGDAVVVVPDQRDVEALMEVLTGSLGSGVAVQLTAEMGPSARYRSFLQLRYGQARVAVGTRSAVFAPVARLRLLMVFEDAEQTHAAPRAPYHHVREVALLRTVQTGAELVFLSTSRSLEVQRLVERGWLTEVAPEREERRGVAPRMIATADSYEQEREPAFRQARLPAAAYKAARDGLQHGPVLVQVARSGFIPAVLCERCRSRQQCPQCHGPLSLPAHHGQSRTLKCRWCGLHHRDHRCTECGSTTFRAGTRGADRTAQELGRAFPNTPVISSTSDHPIAEVGQEPALVVSTPGVEPVAQTGYATALLLDGDTQLSREGLDVPRRVLSRWFRAASLVRPHKTHGGTVVITAEAEDLTAALVRWDPVGYARRELYNRLELGLPPAQRMLSLTGDPAEAEAFLVQVQLPEGRSWIGPAPLEDGRHRYLLFFGYAEAANVVTEIRRIRRTHSAAPPGAARGGRGLRIALDDIESLQF; from the coding sequence GTGGGTCAGGAGCCGGCATCCCAGGCAGGGCAGCCGTCGAACCAACCTGCCCTGCTGGACTCGCTGGCGCCCCAGCCGGCTCCGCAGCTGCCCGCCGGGGCCACGGAGGACCTGCCCGTGGCCGAAGTCCTGCTGGAATCCGCCGTTCCGCACCTCGACCGTCCCTTCGACTACGTGGTGCCCATCGATCTGGCGGAGAAGATCGTGCCCGGGTCCCGGGTCAAGCTGCGGTTCTCCGGACGGGAGATGACCGGTTACGTCCTGCGCCGGAAGCAGGAGCCCTCCACCGCCTCCCGGCTCTCGCTGATCACCAAGCTCGTCACCGCCCTGCCGGTGCTCTCCGAGGACATTCTCCAGCTCTCGCAGCAGGTCGCGGAACGTGGAGCCGGGGTCACCGCAGACGTGCTGCGCGCAGCCATCCCGCCACGGGCAGCGCGGGTGGAGAAGGACTTCGCCGGCCTGCGCGTCCCCGAGGTCCAGCTTGACCCGGGAAACCCGCGACCCCGCAGCGCCGCACTGGCGCTGAAGTCCTACGGCGAGCAGTCCTGGACGGCGCAGGTCTTGGACCGGGTGCGGGAGTGTGTTGCGGGGGAGGGGGACGCCGTCGTCGTCGTTCCGGACCAGCGCGACGTCGAAGCCCTCATGGAGGTGCTCACCGGCTCACTGGGCAGCGGGGTCGCGGTCCAGCTGACCGCAGAGATGGGCCCTTCGGCGCGCTACCGGTCCTTCCTGCAGCTGCGCTATGGACAAGCCCGGGTGGCAGTGGGCACCCGGTCCGCCGTCTTCGCTCCGGTGGCTCGGCTCCGGCTGCTGATGGTCTTCGAAGACGCCGAGCAGACCCACGCCGCGCCCCGGGCTCCCTACCACCATGTCCGCGAGGTGGCGCTGCTGCGCACCGTGCAGACCGGTGCGGAGCTGGTGTTCCTCTCCACCTCCCGGAGCCTGGAGGTGCAGCGACTCGTCGAACGCGGCTGGCTGACCGAGGTGGCACCCGAGCGTGAGGAGCGCCGCGGCGTCGCGCCCCGGATGATCGCCACGGCAGACTCCTATGAGCAGGAGCGCGAACCGGCCTTCCGGCAGGCCCGACTCCCCGCTGCCGCGTATAAGGCCGCCAGGGACGGTCTGCAGCACGGGCCGGTGCTGGTGCAGGTCGCGCGCAGCGGGTTCATCCCAGCGGTGCTCTGTGAGCGGTGCCGCAGCCGCCAGCAGTGCCCGCAGTGCCATGGACCGTTGAGCCTGCCGGCCCACCACGGGCAGTCCCGGACGCTGAAATGCCGCTGGTGCGGGCTGCACCATCGGGATCACCGCTGCACCGAGTGCGGGTCCACCACCTTCCGTGCCGGCACTCGCGGGGCCGATCGCACCGCCCAGGAGCTGGGCCGCGCCTTCCCGAACACCCCGGTGATCTCCTCCACCTCTGATCACCCGATCGCCGAGGTCGGCCAGGAGCCGGCCCTGGTGGTCAGCACCCCGGGGGTGGAGCCGGTGGCGCAGACCGGCTATGCCACAGCCCTGCTGCTCGACGGAGACACCCAGCTCAGCCGCGAGGGTCTGGACGTGCCGCGCCGGGTGCTCTCCCGCTGGTTCCGCGCCGCCTCCCTGGTGCGCCCGCACAAGACTCACGGTGGCACCGTGGTGATCACCGCCGAGGCGGAGGACCTCACTGCCGCACTGGTGCGCTGGGACCCCGTGGGCTATGCCCGCAGAGAGCTCTACAACCGTCTGGAGCTCGGGCTGCCCCCGGCGCAACGGATGCTCAGCCTCACCGGTGACCCCGCAGAGGCCGAGGCGTTCCTGGTCCAGGTGCAGCTGCCGGAGGGACGTTCCTGGATCGGCCCGGCCCCGCTGGAGGATGGTCGGCACCGGTATCTGTTGTTCTTCGGCTATGCCGAGGCCGCCAACGTGGTCACCGAGATCCGAAGGATCCGGCGCACACACAGCGCCGCACCCCCCGGCGCGGCGCGCGGCGGCCGGGGCCTGCGGATCGCGCTGGATGACATCGAGAGTCTCCAGTTCTGA
- a CDS encoding alpha/beta fold hydrolase — MIRTWTEHPARSGIRRDVALDFACPQSDGQAPEDDGAARLSTAAAVWHYPAQVSAPVNSARPARRLLLIHGFRGDHHGMALIVDALPEFEIFVPDLPGFGATPPLRRGAGDLAEHTLGAYAACVEALAQALDLGPSDVLVGHSFGSIIVAAHAAQTNPAAHAAQTLPADPAPGSSQSRRWAGLVLFAPISNDIFTGSLLPGAAAVDLYYRASGRLPAPWAQVLLRSSAAQAVTNASMILARAPEQVAYIKDQHRRYFSGYSDPGTLLQAYRASSRHTVTEFAPSLDLPVLLVPGAQDQLSTPAGQRRLRRMLPQASSEVLRGTGHLLHYEKPAQAGRALRRFVAGLD, encoded by the coding sequence GTGATCCGCACCTGGACCGAGCACCCAGCCCGAAGTGGCATCAGACGAGACGTCGCGCTGGACTTTGCCTGCCCCCAGTCTGACGGCCAGGCCCCCGAGGACGACGGCGCGGCCCGGCTGAGCACCGCCGCGGCAGTCTGGCACTACCCCGCCCAGGTGTCCGCACCGGTAAACTCGGCGCGACCCGCCCGGCGGCTGCTGCTGATCCACGGGTTCCGCGGGGATCATCATGGGATGGCGCTGATCGTCGACGCGCTGCCCGAGTTCGAGATCTTCGTCCCAGATCTGCCGGGCTTCGGCGCGACGCCGCCGCTGCGACGCGGCGCGGGGGACCTCGCGGAGCATACCCTCGGAGCCTACGCCGCCTGCGTGGAGGCGCTGGCCCAGGCGCTGGACCTGGGACCCAGCGATGTGCTGGTCGGCCACTCCTTCGGCTCGATCATCGTCGCGGCGCACGCTGCGCAGACCAACCCAGCGGCGCACGCTGCGCAGACCCTGCCGGCCGATCCGGCGCCAGGGTCATCGCAGTCCCGACGCTGGGCGGGTCTGGTCCTCTTCGCCCCGATCAGCAATGACATCTTCACCGGCTCCCTGCTGCCGGGGGCGGCCGCAGTGGACCTCTACTACCGCGCCAGCGGCAGGCTGCCTGCACCGTGGGCGCAGGTCCTGCTGCGATCCTCGGCGGCGCAGGCGGTCACCAACGCGTCGATGATTCTCGCCCGCGCCCCGGAACAGGTGGCCTACATCAAGGACCAGCACCGGCGGTACTTCAGCGGCTATTCGGATCCCGGCACCCTGCTGCAGGCGTATCGAGCCTCCAGCAGGCACACCGTCACGGAGTTCGCGCCCAGTCTGGATCTGCCGGTGCTCTTGGTGCCGGGCGCACAGGATCAGTTGAGCACTCCCGCTGGGCAGCGGCGTCTGCGCCGGATGCTGCCGCAGGCTTCCTCCGAGGTGCTGCGCGGCACCGGTCATCTGCTGCACTACGAGAAGCCGGCCCAGGCGGGCCGGGCGCTGCGCCGCTTCGTCGCCGGGTTGGACTGA